A genomic stretch from Hydrogenimonas urashimensis includes:
- a CDS encoding LptF/LptG family permease, translated as MGNAMRMFRYVAWIYLKYFFIIAFALSFLFAGLDYLQHLGSKLNGFNIKVLYLFYKGSYALDLLFPLALVFAMIAAKVVLIRSNALLSFYALGYSKKQVLTPFIAVSFFLTLLYVGMHFSSFVDADLSARALLHGKRVENIKRNLFLKYNESFIYIGQLVPAKKEAQDIRIYRMTEKELVQMIYGQKAIFKGDRWIVKDAKIVFKPTPKKLGGKGFSVEHKESYETLFGFKPKILTSVFQGKKYYTIQDAYEAFRLLASQGLDTQRVRTLFYHMAVTPFFALFLVIIFFLSIPPYARSVNLLLTSFVLTGTTLFVWGILYLLYRISQTGVILPEMGMVLIVFLLGIGALYSYLVRTNR; from the coding sequence ATGGGAAACGCCATGAGAATGTTCCGTTATGTGGCATGGATCTATCTGAAATATTTCTTCATCATCGCCTTTGCGCTCTCTTTTCTTTTTGCGGGCCTTGACTATCTTCAGCATCTCGGATCAAAACTCAACGGGTTCAACATCAAAGTTTTGTACCTTTTTTACAAAGGTTCCTACGCCCTCGATCTCCTTTTTCCCCTGGCACTCGTCTTTGCGATGATCGCTGCGAAGGTGGTGCTGATCCGCTCCAACGCCCTGCTCAGTTTCTATGCCCTCGGCTATTCGAAAAAGCAGGTGCTCACCCCCTTTATCGCGGTTTCGTTTTTTCTGACACTTTTGTATGTGGGTATGCATTTTTCTTCTTTTGTCGATGCAGATCTTTCGGCCCGCGCACTTTTGCACGGCAAAAGAGTCGAGAACATCAAGCGCAATCTCTTTTTGAAATACAACGAGAGTTTCATCTATATCGGCCAGCTTGTGCCCGCGAAGAAGGAGGCACAGGATATCCGCATCTACAGGATGACGGAAAAAGAGCTGGTCCAGATGATCTACGGCCAGAAGGCGATTTTCAAAGGGGACCGGTGGATCGTCAAAGATGCGAAGATCGTTTTCAAACCGACACCTAAGAAGCTGGGAGGCAAAGGGTTCAGTGTCGAACACAAAGAGAGCTACGAGACGCTGTTTGGATTCAAACCGAAAATTCTGACATCGGTTTTTCAGGGCAAAAAATACTACACGATACAGGATGCCTACGAAGCGTTCAGACTCCTTGCATCCCAGGGTCTTGATACCCAAAGAGTCAGAACACTTTTTTATCACATGGCAGTCACACCCTTCTTCGCTCTTTTCCTGGTCATCATCTTTTTTCTCTCCATACCCCCCTACGCGAGGAGTGTAAACCTGCTGCTCACCTCTTTCGTTTTGACGGGAACGACCCTCTTTGTCTGGGGGATTCTCTATCTGCTCTACCGTATCAGCCAAACAGGTGTCATTCTTCCGGAGATGGGGATGGTGCTGATCGTTTTCCTGCTTGGCATCGGCGCCCTTTATTCCTATCTGGTTCGCACAAACCGCTAA
- the lysA gene encoding diaminopimelate decarboxylase — translation MIDFRALAQKYDTPLYIYDFNHISGQYEKLKKAFSGRKSMISYAVKANSNLSVISHLAKLGAGADCVSIGEVKRALSAGVPKYKIIFSGVGKRDDEIEEALREDILLLNLESEAEMERVECIAEKMGVKARISVRVNPNIDPKTHPYISTGLHENKFGVDIETAKRIYIHANNSDHLDPVGIHFHIGSQLTKLEPIKEASAIVADLVRSLLAIKIELKFFDVGGGLGIVYDDETTIEPYDYAQAILGTLHGLDITVVCEPGRFIVGNAGFFLTRVLYEKMNDGKRFIIVDGAMNDLLRPSLYNAYHRVEVVGKEGNETEADVVGPVCESGDFFAKNRPLPPTDHDDLIVVHSAGAYGFVMASNYNTRPRPAEVAIVDGKARCIRQRETFEDLVRLETMCL, via the coding sequence TTGATCGATTTCAGAGCTTTGGCACAGAAGTACGACACTCCTCTTTACATTTACGATTTCAACCATATCTCCGGACAGTACGAAAAGCTGAAAAAGGCTTTTTCCGGCCGCAAATCGATGATCAGTTACGCAGTTAAAGCCAACTCCAATCTCTCTGTCATCTCCCATCTGGCCAAGCTGGGTGCCGGTGCCGACTGTGTCTCCATCGGGGAGGTGAAACGGGCGCTCAGTGCCGGCGTTCCGAAATACAAGATCATCTTCAGCGGCGTCGGCAAGCGTGACGACGAGATCGAAGAGGCGCTGAGGGAGGATATTCTGCTGCTGAATCTCGAAAGCGAAGCGGAGATGGAACGGGTGGAGTGCATTGCCGAAAAGATGGGTGTCAAGGCCCGTATAAGTGTCCGTGTCAACCCGAATATCGATCCGAAGACCCACCCCTACATTTCGACGGGCCTGCACGAGAACAAATTCGGTGTCGATATCGAGACGGCGAAACGGATCTATATCCACGCCAACAACTCCGACCATCTCGATCCCGTGGGTATCCATTTCCATATCGGGTCGCAGTTGACTAAACTCGAACCGATCAAGGAGGCCTCCGCGATCGTCGCCGATCTCGTGCGAAGCCTTCTGGCGATCAAGATCGAACTGAAATTTTTCGACGTCGGCGGAGGGTTGGGCATCGTGTACGACGACGAGACGACAATCGAGCCTTACGATTACGCCCAGGCGATTCTTGGTACCCTGCACGGCCTCGATATAACGGTGGTCTGCGAACCGGGCCGGTTTATCGTCGGCAATGCCGGTTTTTTCCTGACGCGGGTTCTTTACGAGAAGATGAACGATGGAAAGCGTTTCATCATCGTCGACGGCGCCATGAACGATCTGCTTCGTCCCAGTCTCTACAATGCCTATCACAGAGTGGAAGTGGTGGGGAAAGAGGGGAACGAAACGGAAGCGGACGTCGTGGGCCCGGTCTGTGAAAGCGGCGACTTTTTTGCGAAAAACCGGCCGCTGCCTCCCACCGATCATGACGACCTAATCGTCGTTCACAGCGCCGGTGCCTACGGGTTCGTCATGGCGAGCAACTACAATACGAGGCCCCGTCCTGCTGAAGTCGCGATCGTGGACGGCAAGGCGCGCTGTATCCGGCAGCGGGAAACCTTCGAAGATCTGGTGCGACTGGAGACGATGTGTCTGTGA
- a CDS encoding HAD-IIA family hydrolase gives MIDVQGTLIDDREKKPIEGAVDVIRRLQEENVPYVLVTNNTKQESERFQNYLREQGFLFSEGQYLDPLMVLDKVVPPTAVAAYGSSRFLEVLQKRGYALDYESPEAVLVAIKEDFTNEEYAQMIELVLEGARLVGMHETSIYAKHGHRYPGVGAILKMVSFATGKGYEVVGKPSRAFYTEALKRLQAQDASVTFSQTVMISDDLVGDLMEAKTMGMKTVLVLSGKIASVREVEAILEKGADSVAETVSTWFANEKKGAA, from the coding sequence ATGATCGATGTGCAGGGTACGCTTATCGACGACCGGGAAAAAAAGCCGATCGAAGGTGCCGTGGACGTGATTCGCAGGCTGCAGGAAGAGAACGTACCCTACGTACTTGTTACGAACAACACGAAACAGGAGAGCGAACGGTTTCAAAACTACCTTCGGGAACAGGGTTTTCTCTTTTCGGAGGGCCAATACCTTGATCCGCTCATGGTTCTTGACAAGGTGGTTCCTCCCACAGCCGTGGCGGCATACGGTTCTTCACGGTTCCTGGAGGTTCTGCAAAAACGGGGCTACGCACTGGACTACGAAAGTCCCGAAGCCGTGCTCGTCGCGATCAAAGAGGATTTTACGAACGAAGAGTATGCACAGATGATCGAACTGGTACTGGAGGGAGCCAGGCTGGTGGGTATGCACGAAACTTCGATCTACGCCAAACACGGGCATCGCTATCCCGGGGTCGGTGCGATTTTGAAAATGGTTTCGTTCGCCACCGGAAAAGGGTACGAAGTGGTCGGAAAGCCGAGCCGGGCTTTCTATACCGAGGCTCTGAAACGGCTCCAGGCGCAGGATGCATCCGTCACTTTCTCGCAGACGGTGATGATCAGCGATGATCTTGTCGGAGATCTGATGGAGGCGAAAACGATGGGGATGAAAACGGTACTTGTTCTCAGCGGAAAGATCGCTTCGGTACGCGAGGTCGAAGCGATCCTCGAAAAGGGAGCGGACAGCGTGGCCGAGACGGTTTCCACATGGTTCGCGAACGAGAAGAAGGGGGCGGCATGA
- the pheA gene encoding prephenate dehydratase — MVREREEGGGMRLEELRKEIDAIDDRLLELLNERIRVVQKVGELKHKTGGAIYRPEREKAIIERLLRKNGGPLTEAAIEAIFLEIFAVARNFEQPQRVAYLGPEGSFTHQAAENRFGAMSEYIPLHSIPAVFKAVHADRARFAVVPIENNTNGFVGETLDELAKTDLKIVAELYMPIHHSFVTKAEHLQRIKRIYSKDIAFNQCRNFLLEHELDTIEYIPVESTAKAARLAAEDHESAAICSHIAAKLYQVPVMFENIEDNHRNQTRFIILSDFENAPSGADKTSILAKLSDRPGSLYEFLRSFHEAHVNLKKIESRPAAENTGFDYWFYIDFEGHREEPHIQKLFEKHRDEIKYLGSYVQNG, encoded by the coding sequence ATGGTTCGCGAACGAGAAGAAGGGGGCGGCATGAGACTCGAAGAGTTGCGCAAGGAAATCGATGCGATCGACGACAGACTGCTGGAACTGCTGAACGAACGGATTCGTGTCGTCCAGAAGGTCGGAGAGCTCAAACACAAAACGGGCGGGGCGATCTATCGTCCCGAGCGTGAAAAGGCGATCATCGAACGCCTGTTGCGGAAAAACGGGGGGCCTCTGACCGAAGCGGCGATCGAAGCGATTTTCCTCGAAATTTTTGCAGTCGCCAGGAATTTCGAACAGCCCCAGCGTGTCGCCTATCTGGGACCCGAAGGAAGCTTCACCCATCAGGCGGCCGAAAACCGTTTCGGTGCCATGAGCGAATATATCCCGCTCCACTCAATTCCGGCGGTGTTCAAGGCGGTCCATGCCGATCGGGCCCGTTTTGCCGTGGTTCCGATCGAAAACAACACCAACGGTTTTGTCGGAGAGACACTCGACGAGCTGGCGAAGACCGATCTGAAAATCGTCGCGGAGCTCTATATGCCGATCCACCACTCCTTTGTAACGAAAGCCGAGCATCTGCAACGCATCAAGCGGATCTATTCCAAGGATATCGCTTTCAACCAGTGCCGCAACTTTCTGCTCGAACACGAGCTTGATACCATCGAATACATTCCCGTCGAATCGACGGCCAAGGCGGCCCGTCTTGCGGCGGAAGATCATGAGAGTGCGGCGATCTGCTCCCATATCGCCGCAAAGCTCTATCAGGTTCCTGTCATGTTCGAAAATATCGAAGACAACCATAGGAACCAGACCCGTTTCATCATTTTGAGCGATTTCGAGAATGCACCCAGCGGTGCCGACAAGACATCGATTCTGGCGAAACTCTCGGACCGTCCCGGCAGCCTTTACGAGTTTTTGCGGAGTTTCCACGAGGCCCATGTCAACCTCAAAAAGATCGAGAGCCGCCCCGCCGCGGAAAATACGGGATTTGACTATTGGTTCTATATCGATTTCGAAGGCCATCGGGAGGAGCCGCATATCCAGAAGCTTTTTGAAAAACATCGGGACGAAATCAAATATCTGGGCAGTTATGTCCAAAACGGGTAG
- the hisC gene encoding histidinol-phosphate transaminase: MKFNPVIEHLKTYEPGKPIELVVREFGIGSDEIVKLASNENPHGCSEKATEAVRKNAHLMYRYPDDTMTALKSKLSARFSVDEKELIIGAGSDQIIEFACHAKLYGGAKILQSEITFAMYQIYAAQCGATVVKSPGIAHDLDAMYELYRKEEPEIVFLCAPNNPTGDCLDRVDIENFIERIDPDTLVVVDGAYQEYAAFKDPNKALDPAVLIEKFPNVLYLGTFSKAYGLGGMRIGYGIARRDIIASLYKLRPPFNVTTLSLIAAERALEDQEFVKNSLKDCFLQMESYLAFAEKHGIEVIESYTNFITFLLDGVTDSTALADALLRRGVIVRDLRGYGLNAIRITIGKAEENRRFFDVAEQILDSGAK, translated from the coding sequence ATGAAATTCAATCCTGTCATCGAACATCTGAAAACCTACGAGCCGGGCAAGCCGATCGAACTGGTAGTCAGGGAGTTCGGCATCGGTTCTGACGAGATCGTCAAGCTCGCTTCCAACGAAAATCCCCACGGCTGCAGTGAAAAGGCTACCGAAGCGGTCAGAAAGAACGCTCACCTGATGTATCGCTATCCCGATGATACGATGACGGCACTCAAATCGAAACTGAGCGCCCGTTTCAGTGTCGATGAAAAAGAGTTGATCATCGGTGCAGGCAGCGATCAGATCATCGAATTCGCTTGCCATGCCAAACTTTACGGCGGCGCGAAGATACTCCAAAGCGAAATCACATTCGCGATGTACCAGATCTATGCGGCACAGTGCGGGGCTACCGTCGTCAAATCTCCCGGCATCGCCCACGATCTTGATGCGATGTACGAGCTCTACAGGAAAGAGGAGCCCGAGATTGTCTTTCTCTGCGCGCCCAACAACCCCACCGGCGACTGTCTTGACAGGGTCGATATCGAGAATTTCATCGAGCGGATCGATCCCGATACCCTTGTGGTGGTGGATGGTGCCTATCAGGAGTATGCCGCTTTCAAGGATCCGAACAAGGCCTTAGACCCCGCTGTACTGATCGAAAAGTTTCCCAACGTGCTCTACCTCGGGACCTTCTCGAAAGCTTACGGACTGGGAGGAATGCGCATCGGCTACGGCATCGCCCGCCGCGACATTATCGCCTCGCTCTACAAACTGCGTCCCCCCTTCAATGTCACGACACTCTCCCTGATTGCGGCGGAGAGAGCGCTGGAGGATCAGGAGTTTGTAAAAAACTCCCTAAAAGACTGCTTTTTGCAGATGGAAAGCTATCTGGCTTTCGCTGAAAAACATGGCATCGAGGTGATAGAGAGCTATACCAATTTCATCACTTTCCTGCTGGATGGCGTCACCGATTCGACGGCACTCGCCGACGCACTGCTGCGGCGGGGGGTCATCGTACGTGATCTTCGTGGCTACGGGCTCAATGCCATTCGCATCACGATCGGCAAAGCCGAGGAGAACCGACGCTTTTTCGATGTGGCGGAACAGATTCTCGATAGTGGGGCAAAATGA
- the fliF gene encoding flagellar basal-body MS-ring/collar protein FliF, protein MNFKELTAQLTRMYEKLNRAQKMVIVGTLFAVIGFIVFLVIYTSAGRSGTYAVLFDHLSSKDAGLIIQELEKEGIAYRIPEDGVIEVPKDMVYRVRINVASKGLPKESHVGFELFDKQEFGSTDFDQKVKFLRALEGELSRTIQTLQPIESAVVHLALPKESVFVSKTTPPSASVVIKTVNGMRLSRKQIAGIKNLVAAAVANLAPDNVKIVNEYGEPLSESGEESGELVKQQVSYKNRFEKEYEKKIVNILAPFIGGEERVVAKVTVDFDFAQRSSVEERYDPENVVRSEQSTEEKKEGMAPEQAGGVPGAVSNIGPVQGVESNRPRQKYQKSTTTTNYEISKIVSNVKGPFAAIRRITAAVVVDGKYAPAEDGSLEYSPRSAEELQRISDLVKQAIGYSAKRGDQVTVSNFRFEKTAQALTPNPYKSAVSTFYAYIEPIVPVLKYLVLFVILFLFYKKVIVPFSERMLEVPVEEGAEKETVLHLDEEEHESLAEKFTEMRKKVEEQLGLGEELSEEELKYDLLLEKVKEMAEERTDEFAALINTLIRDENEIEESAVDKIKKDKS, encoded by the coding sequence ATGAATTTCAAAGAGTTGACAGCACAGTTGACGCGTATGTACGAAAAGCTCAACCGTGCCCAGAAAATGGTGATTGTCGGGACACTTTTCGCTGTCATCGGATTCATTGTCTTCCTGGTGATCTACACATCCGCAGGTCGCAGCGGCACCTATGCCGTACTTTTCGATCACCTCTCCTCAAAAGACGCGGGACTGATCATCCAAGAGCTCGAAAAGGAGGGGATTGCCTACAGAATACCCGAGGACGGTGTCATCGAAGTTCCAAAGGATATGGTCTACAGGGTCAGAATCAATGTCGCATCCAAAGGACTGCCGAAAGAGAGTCACGTCGGATTCGAACTTTTCGACAAGCAGGAGTTTGGTTCGACCGATTTCGATCAGAAAGTCAAATTTCTCCGTGCGCTTGAAGGAGAGCTCTCCCGCACCATTCAGACGCTTCAACCCATTGAGAGTGCCGTCGTTCATCTGGCACTTCCCAAAGAGAGTGTTTTCGTCTCCAAAACAACTCCTCCCAGCGCTTCGGTCGTAATCAAGACGGTAAACGGCATGCGGCTCTCCAGAAAGCAGATCGCCGGCATTAAAAATCTCGTTGCCGCGGCAGTCGCGAATCTTGCGCCGGACAATGTCAAAATCGTCAACGAATACGGCGAACCCCTTTCCGAAAGCGGTGAAGAGAGCGGGGAGCTTGTCAAGCAGCAGGTTTCCTACAAAAACCGTTTCGAAAAAGAGTATGAAAAGAAGATTGTCAATATACTCGCACCCTTTATCGGCGGGGAGGAGAGGGTCGTCGCGAAGGTGACGGTCGATTTCGATTTTGCCCAGCGAAGCAGTGTCGAGGAGCGGTACGATCCTGAAAATGTCGTGCGCAGCGAGCAAAGCACCGAGGAGAAAAAAGAGGGAATGGCGCCGGAACAGGCCGGAGGAGTTCCGGGGGCGGTAAGCAATATCGGACCCGTTCAGGGGGTCGAATCGAATCGTCCGAGGCAGAAGTACCAGAAGTCGACGACGACGACCAATTACGAGATTTCCAAAATCGTTTCCAACGTCAAGGGACCCTTTGCCGCAATCCGTCGCATCACGGCGGCGGTGGTTGTGGATGGCAAATACGCTCCCGCGGAGGACGGTTCCTTGGAGTACAGCCCCAGAAGCGCCGAGGAGCTTCAGCGCATCAGCGACCTGGTCAAGCAGGCGATCGGATACAGCGCAAAACGCGGCGACCAGGTGACAGTTTCCAACTTTAGATTCGAAAAGACGGCGCAGGCTCTGACTCCCAATCCTTACAAGTCGGCCGTTTCAACCTTCTATGCCTATATCGAGCCGATTGTACCCGTCCTGAAGTACCTTGTGCTCTTTGTCATCCTTTTCCTTTTCTACAAAAAAGTGATCGTGCCTTTCAGCGAACGCATGCTGGAAGTTCCGGTGGAGGAAGGAGCGGAGAAGGAGACCGTTTTGCACCTGGATGAGGAGGAGCACGAATCCCTGGCCGAGAAGTTCACGGAGATGCGTAAAAAGGTGGAGGAGCAGCTGGGACTGGGTGAAGAGCTCAGCGAAGAGGAACTCAAGTACGACCTGCTGCTCGAAAAGGTCAAGGAGATGGCCGAAGAGCGGACGGATGAATTCGCCGCGCTGATCAATACCCTGATCAGGGACGAGAACGAGATCGAAGAGAGCGCGGTGGACAAGATCAAAAAGGACAAATCGTGA
- the fliG gene encoding flagellar motor switch protein FliG: protein MQLTPQQQAQLEGLSMAEKIAILLIQLGEDVTTNVFSHLNVEAITEISKFIAMARTIDKPVAMAILEEFYAIMQSNQYLSTGGLDYAKEILYKALGAEEAKKIIDRLSKSMQSTQSFSFLSKIKPQQLADFIVNEHPQTIALILAHMDPGDAANVLSYFEDDLRAVIAMRMANLGDISPQIIKRVSTVLESKLESLASYKVEVGGPRAVADIFNRLGQKAAKSTLVQIEQLDEQLASAIKEMMFTFEDIVNLDNNAVREILKAVDKKDLMLALKSAPEELKERFLSNMSQRARDAFEEEMQFMGAVKVKEVEGAQRKIVEVVQKLAEEGVVSIGEAEEMIE from the coding sequence GTGCAGTTGACACCCCAGCAGCAGGCGCAGCTGGAAGGTCTTTCGATGGCGGAAAAGATCGCAATCTTGCTGATTCAGCTTGGGGAAGATGTGACGACCAACGTCTTTTCCCATCTGAATGTGGAAGCGATTACCGAAATTTCCAAATTCATTGCGATGGCAAGAACGATCGACAAACCGGTGGCGATGGCGATACTCGAAGAGTTCTACGCCATCATGCAGTCCAATCAGTACCTGAGCACCGGTGGACTCGACTACGCCAAAGAGATTCTTTACAAAGCCCTGGGTGCCGAAGAGGCGAAAAAGATTATCGACAGGCTTTCAAAATCGATGCAAAGTACCCAAAGCTTCAGCTTCCTTTCGAAAATCAAACCCCAGCAGCTTGCCGATTTCATCGTCAACGAACACCCTCAGACGATAGCCCTGATCCTCGCCCACATGGATCCCGGTGACGCGGCCAACGTACTCAGTTATTTCGAAGACGATCTTCGGGCTGTCATCGCGATGCGCATGGCCAACCTGGGCGATATCTCCCCCCAGATCATCAAACGCGTCTCCACCGTGCTGGAGAGCAAGCTTGAATCGCTGGCCAGCTACAAAGTGGAAGTGGGCGGTCCCCGCGCCGTCGCGGATATTTTCAACCGTCTGGGCCAGAAAGCGGCGAAATCGACGCTTGTGCAGATCGAACAGCTCGACGAGCAGCTCGCCAGCGCCATCAAGGAGATGATGTTCACCTTCGAAGACATTGTCAATCTCGACAACAATGCCGTACGGGAAATTCTCAAGGCTGTCGACAAGAAAGATCTGATGCTGGCACTCAAGAGTGCCCCCGAAGAGCTCAAAGAGCGTTTCCTCTCCAATATGTCGCAGCGTGCACGGGACGCTTTCGAAGAGGAGATGCAGTTCATGGGTGCAGTGAAAGTGAAAGAGGTCGAAGGCGCCCAGCGGAAAATTGTCGAAGTCGTCCAAAAGCTGGCGGAAGAGGGCGTTGTGAGCATCGGCGAAGCCGAGGAGATGATCGAGTAG
- the fliH gene encoding flagellar assembly protein FliH has protein sequence METVIPPEKTGGHIIRKYRFKVLAQEGAQQNPPSGTQEGGVRPYTFSELASSEDTGEIPQQEHVEENTPSKEKEEESMPAPEASTEHQGEMMEEMLKRVDELTSELVKTQMELEKERQAIEERLEETKKTAYDDGVEAGRELCTREMSQKLEEMRARFASAIEALEESRRIFLGKVDTIEEELIETALDLARQVVAKEIESNAQDVALRLARLLLAEVKDAAKIKLKLNPEDFDYVKDHLETTKNIKIVPDPAVGPGGVVILSEIGNIDGEIMHRFERIKEAVFGTVKQG, from the coding sequence ATGGAAACTGTCATTCCGCCCGAAAAAACCGGTGGTCATATTATCCGAAAGTACCGTTTCAAGGTTCTGGCACAGGAGGGAGCACAGCAGAATCCGCCATCCGGTACGCAGGAAGGAGGGGTGCGCCCCTATACATTCAGCGAACTTGCTTCTTCCGAAGATACCGGGGAGATCCCCCAGCAGGAGCATGTCGAGGAGAATACGCCCTCAAAAGAGAAGGAGGAAGAGAGCATGCCGGCTCCGGAGGCATCAACCGAGCATCAAGGCGAGATGATGGAAGAGATGCTCAAGCGGGTCGATGAACTCACGAGCGAGCTGGTCAAAACCCAGATGGAGCTTGAAAAAGAGCGCCAGGCGATCGAAGAGCGTCTCGAAGAGACGAAAAAAACCGCTTACGATGACGGTGTGGAAGCGGGCAGAGAACTCTGCACGCGCGAGATGTCCCAAAAGCTTGAGGAGATGCGTGCCCGGTTCGCCTCGGCGATCGAAGCGCTCGAAGAGAGCCGCCGGATCTTTTTGGGTAAAGTGGATACCATCGAGGAGGAGCTGATAGAAACGGCACTCGACCTGGCGCGGCAGGTGGTCGCAAAAGAGATAGAGAGCAACGCACAGGATGTGGCTCTCAGATTGGCGCGGCTTCTGCTCGCGGAAGTGAAGGATGCCGCGAAGATCAAACTCAAACTCAACCCGGAAGATTTCGACTATGTCAAAGATCATCTGGAAACGACGAAAAACATCAAAATCGTTCCCGATCCGGCAGTGGGACCGGGAGGCGTCGTGATTTTGAGTGAAATCGGAAACATCGACGGCGAAATCATGCACCGCTTCGAGCGGATCAAAGAAGCGGTTTTCGGAACCGTCAAACAGGGATAA
- the dxs gene encoding 1-deoxy-D-xylulose-5-phosphate synthase, which produces MKLEDLKKMSVPQLEALAQKIRERILDVVSRRGGHLSSTLGATDLIVAMHYVFDASKDPFIFDVSHQSYAHKLLTGRWEAFETLRQFGGISGYTKPDESPYDYYVAGHSSTSVSLAVGAAKAIRLRGEEGERIPVVMIGDGAMSAGMVYEALNELGDRKYPAIIILNDNEMSIAKPIGSISRILSQAMASPFYQRFKERTEQMLEHFPESARYMAKRMEEGMRMITPGILFEEMGLEYIGPVDGHNIGQLIETLQTARDLGKPVIVHAQTTKGKGYKIAEGYYEHWHGVGPFDKESGQSLKKEGRPSATKIFSDTLCELAEKSEKIVGVTAAMPSGTGMKQLMERFPERFWDVGIAEQHAVTSMGPLAKEGYKPFVAIYSTFLQRGYDQVIHDIALMNLPVAFAIDRAGIVGEDGETHQGAFDISYLRTVPNMTLFAPRDDATLRLAVEFAADFPTPCAFRYPRGAMLLETGRYRATPFVKGKAEYLEEEGEILLIGYGNGVGRAVAVMDLLKERGIKAAVLDLRFVKPIDKEVLEGATERFGRWFVFSDGAKMGGVASAVAEALMPSSLRKVDIHSFEYEDAFIPHGNTKSVEESLGLLPKQIVEKIEKRLKEESR; this is translated from the coding sequence ATGAAATTGGAAGATCTCAAAAAGATGAGTGTGCCGCAACTGGAAGCACTGGCACAGAAAATCCGGGAGCGTATTCTCGATGTAGTGAGCCGCCGGGGCGGCCATTTGAGCAGTACACTCGGAGCGACGGACCTGATTGTCGCCATGCATTATGTCTTCGATGCATCGAAAGATCCTTTCATCTTCGATGTAAGCCACCAATCCTATGCCCACAAGCTTTTGACGGGACGCTGGGAGGCTTTTGAGACGCTTCGCCAGTTTGGTGGTATCAGCGGCTATACCAAACCCGACGAATCGCCGTACGACTACTATGTGGCCGGGCACAGTTCCACCTCGGTCTCCCTGGCTGTAGGTGCGGCCAAAGCGATCCGGCTACGGGGAGAAGAGGGCGAGCGGATTCCGGTCGTCATGATCGGTGACGGAGCGATGAGCGCGGGGATGGTTTACGAAGCCCTCAATGAACTGGGTGACCGCAAATATCCCGCCATCATCATTCTCAACGACAATGAAATGAGTATCGCCAAACCGATCGGCTCCATCAGCCGCATCCTCTCCCAGGCGATGGCGAGCCCTTTTTATCAGCGCTTCAAGGAGCGAACGGAACAGATGCTGGAGCACTTTCCGGAATCCGCCCGCTATATGGCCAAGCGGATGGAGGAGGGAATGCGGATGATCACACCGGGCATCCTGTTTGAAGAGATGGGGTTGGAGTATATCGGTCCTGTGGATGGACACAACATCGGACAGTTGATCGAGACGCTTCAGACGGCCAGAGACCTTGGCAAGCCTGTGATCGTCCACGCCCAGACCACGAAGGGCAAAGGCTACAAAATCGCGGAGGGGTACTACGAACACTGGCATGGTGTCGGACCATTTGACAAAGAGAGCGGCCAGAGTCTGAAGAAAGAGGGCAGACCGAGCGCAACGAAGATCTTTAGCGACACGCTCTGCGAATTGGCTGAAAAAAGCGAAAAGATCGTGGGCGTTACCGCGGCGATGCCCAGCGGAACCGGTATGAAACAGCTGATGGAGCGATTTCCGGAGCGATTCTGGGATGTTGGCATCGCAGAGCAGCATGCCGTCACTTCGATGGGGCCGCTTGCCAAAGAGGGGTACAAACCTTTCGTCGCGATCTATTCGACATTCCTGCAGAGAGGATACGATCAGGTCATACACGATATCGCACTGATGAATCTGCCTGTCGCCTTCGCTATCGACCGCGCAGGCATCGTCGGGGAGGATGGGGAGACCCATCAGGGGGCATTCGATATCAGTTACCTGCGCACCGTGCCGAACATGACGCTTTTCGCTCCGCGGGACGATGCGACACTTCGGCTTGCCGTGGAGTTCGCCGCGGATTTTCCAACTCCCTGTGCCTTTCGCTATCCCCGCGGAGCGATGCTGCTAGAAACCGGCCGCTACAGGGCGACTCCTTTTGTAAAAGGGAAAGCGGAATATCTGGAAGAAGAGGGCGAGATACTGCTAATCGGCTACGGCAACGGCGTCGGACGGGCGGTTGCAGTCATGGACCTTCTGAAAGAGAGAGGAATCAAAGCGGCGGTACTGGACCTGCGTTTCGTTAAGCCGATCGACAAAGAGGTGTTGGAAGGAGCGACAGAGCGGTTCGGCCGCTGGTTTGTTTTCAGCGACGGAGCGAAGATGGGAGGTGTCGCTTCCGCTGTGGCCGAGGCGCTGATGCCTTCTTCGTTGAGAAAGGTCGACATCCACTCGTTTGAGTATGAAGATGCTTTTATCCCCCATGGCAATACGAAATCGGTCGAAGAGTCGTTGGGATTGCTGCCAAAGCAGATTGTAGAAAAAATAGAGAAGCGTTTGAAAGAAGAAAGCCGGTAA